The following proteins are co-located in the Acinetobacter shaoyimingii genome:
- a CDS encoding iron-containing alcohol dehydrogenase — protein sequence MSQFQFQTVKNIISGLGTVQELKTILLEHSYSKVLLVTDAGMITHQLHQPILDIFSSTCTAYAVYADVQADPPEHVVLNAVEFAKQHQVDAIIGFGGGSSLDVAKVIAVLADPKQTQSIQDIYGVNNTKAQRLPLILIPTTAGTGSEVTPISIVTTGETTKTGIVSPVLYADTAILDATFTQSLPAQITAATGIDAMVHAIEAYTSKIKKNFYSDVLAKQALKLLNKNLKYVLQDGQNLEARQNMLLGSMLAGQAFANAPVGAVHALAYPLGGHFHLSHGHTNALVLVEVLKFNAPEAKQYYAELMQWLDPYSQGSTDGLCDLFIDHMQRHLDQSGLTLKLSQLGVKEHQLEMLARDAMLQTRLLQNNPKDMTEQDALAIYQAIF from the coding sequence ATGAGTCAATTTCAATTTCAAACTGTAAAAAACATTATTTCTGGTTTAGGTACTGTGCAAGAACTTAAAACCATACTGCTTGAACATTCATACTCGAAAGTATTATTGGTGACCGATGCTGGCATGATCACCCATCAGTTACATCAACCAATTCTTGATATTTTTTCAAGTACTTGCACAGCTTATGCAGTATATGCAGATGTTCAAGCCGATCCACCTGAACATGTGGTCCTCAATGCTGTCGAATTTGCCAAGCAACATCAAGTTGATGCGATCATTGGTTTTGGCGGTGGTAGTTCTTTAGATGTCGCCAAAGTGATTGCTGTTTTAGCCGATCCAAAACAAACACAAAGCATTCAGGATATTTACGGCGTCAACAATACCAAAGCACAGCGCCTTCCTCTTATTTTAATTCCAACTACCGCTGGCACTGGTTCAGAAGTCACGCCTATATCAATCGTCACCACAGGTGAAACCACCAAAACGGGTATTGTATCCCCTGTGCTCTATGCAGATACAGCAATATTGGATGCAACATTTACCCAATCCTTGCCTGCTCAAATTACCGCAGCAACAGGAATTGATGCGATGGTCCATGCCATAGAGGCTTACACATCAAAAATCAAAAAGAATTTCTATTCCGATGTTCTGGCAAAACAAGCGTTAAAACTACTGAATAAAAATCTGAAATACGTTTTACAAGACGGTCAAAATCTAGAAGCCAGACAGAATATGCTTTTGGGGTCTATGCTTGCAGGTCAAGCATTTGCCAACGCCCCTGTAGGTGCAGTGCATGCACTCGCATATCCCTTAGGTGGGCATTTTCATTTATCTCATGGGCATACCAATGCATTGGTCTTGGTTGAAGTTTTGAAATTTAATGCACCCGAAGCAAAACAATATTACGCTGAATTGATGCAATGGCTTGACCCCTATAGCCAAGGCAGTACAGATGGTCTTTGTGATTTATTTATTGATCATATGCAACGACATTTAGATCAAAGTGGATTAACACTCAAATTAAGTCAGCTTGGTGTAAAAGAACATCAGTTAGAAATGCTAGCGCGAGATGCAATGCTACAAACCAGACTGCTTCAAAACAATCCAAAAGACATGACTGAGCAAGATGCCCTCGCCATCTATCAAGCCATTTTTTAA
- a CDS encoding low molecular weight protein-tyrosine-phosphatase, whose product MSSKTPYKVLCVCLGNICRSPTAEVVLRHFCDAAQLNVQVDSAGTSNYHPNKAPDLRSQKHALKRGYDLSALRARQLTQQDFLDFDLILAMDLENLRDIQALLQHAIIRFGQHQIRAQVALMSEHDPKYLKQALPDPYYGGDDGFERVLDQCESGSQAWVNVFQNQFQTSAQH is encoded by the coding sequence ATGTCGTCCAAAACGCCATATAAGGTGTTATGTGTTTGTTTAGGTAATATTTGTCGTTCTCCTACGGCTGAAGTAGTCCTTCGACACTTTTGTGACGCAGCGCAATTGAATGTTCAAGTTGATTCTGCAGGCACCAGTAATTATCATCCCAATAAAGCCCCTGACTTGCGTAGTCAAAAACATGCTTTAAAACGTGGCTATGATTTATCTGCACTTCGAGCAAGACAACTGACACAACAAGATTTCTTAGATTTCGATTTGATTCTCGCGATGGATTTGGAAAATTTAAGGGATATTCAAGCGCTTTTACAACATGCGATCATTCGTTTTGGTCAGCATCAAATCCGAGCTCAAGTTGCGCTGATGAGTGAGCACGATCCAAAGTATCTCAAACAAGCTTTGCCTGATCCTTACTATGGTGGCGATGACGGTTTCGAACGTGTCTTAGATCAATGTGAATCGGGTAGTCAAGCTTGGGTCAATGTTTTCCAAAATCAGTTCCAGACTTCAGCACAGCACTAA
- the murB gene encoding UDP-N-acetylmuramate dehydrogenase yields MDVQTQFQLKSFNTLNLNAVVSHYTQVHSQNDLCEALAYAEQHGLNVLILSGGSNMLLPSHIDALAVHMQIQGIEILAEDNTTHTVRVGSGQIWHDFVLWTTEHQMYGLQNLALIPGLVGASPVQNIGAYGVEVGEFIDYVEVYDRIEKKLTRINAQDCHFSYRHSIFKDDPNRYVITHVVFKLLKQPNLKMNYGDLKTAMGDDITAENLQRQVIHIRQSKLPNPNEYPNAGSFFKNPIISQAQYNALSESYPQAPHYPQGNDQVKIAAGWLIDQAGWKGKQLGKVGMFQKQALVLVNYSDADLSDVQATYRAVQQDVVKKFNILLEPEPVLFNEIGLIQSHTT; encoded by the coding sequence ATTGATGTTCAAACACAATTTCAATTGAAGTCATTCAATACCTTAAATTTGAATGCTGTGGTCTCTCATTACACACAGGTCCATTCGCAAAACGATCTTTGTGAAGCTTTGGCATATGCAGAGCAGCATGGCTTAAATGTTTTAATTTTATCGGGTGGCAGTAATATGCTGTTGCCTTCACACATCGATGCTTTAGCAGTTCACATGCAGATTCAGGGCATTGAAATTTTAGCCGAAGATAATACGACACATACTGTTCGTGTTGGTTCAGGACAAATATGGCATGACTTTGTGCTGTGGACGACTGAACATCAGATGTATGGGCTTCAGAATCTCGCTCTTATTCCAGGTTTAGTCGGGGCATCACCTGTACAAAATATTGGTGCTTATGGAGTTGAAGTTGGTGAATTTATTGATTATGTTGAAGTTTATGATCGTATAGAAAAGAAATTGACTCGAATCAATGCCCAAGACTGTCATTTTTCGTATCGTCATAGCATTTTTAAAGATGATCCAAATCGTTATGTGATTACCCATGTTGTTTTTAAATTGTTGAAGCAACCGAATTTAAAAATGAATTATGGTGATTTGAAAACCGCCATGGGGGATGACATCACGGCTGAGAATTTACAACGGCAGGTTATCCATATCCGTCAAAGTAAATTGCCCAATCCGAATGAATATCCAAATGCGGGAAGTTTCTTTAAAAATCCGATTATTTCACAAGCACAGTACAATGCATTGAGTGAATCATATCCTCAAGCGCCGCATTATCCGCAGGGCAATGATCAAGTTAAAATTGCAGCAGGCTGGTTGATTGATCAAGCTGGGTGGAAAGGAAAACAGCTTGGCAAAGTGGGGATGTTTCAGAAACAAGCGCTAGTCTTAGTGAATTATTCCGACGCAGATTTATCTGATGTACAAGCGACATATCGCGCTGTGCAACAAGATGTGGTAAAAAAGTTTAATATATTATTGGAACCTGAGCCTGTTTTGTTTAATGAAATTGGTTTAATTCAATCACATACAACATAA
- a CDS encoding YdcF family protein, giving the protein MTKQHWMIRSVRVMTIFFVLLGCFIVFWYSPFYSNIVVRALNALVPVEVDQVAAQSQQMAALSESEGLEPGSAAWIARQAYLRVMEEAIHSANTQDLTLIQARYKLLKAELEEQQLEESDKKEEKPQIPLLPKYEESNSPASEPKTQKVALDKNADDESGASEVLQDSPFLLNQYDTEENKALMDKFLAFLRTHPIKEENKEAIDKEIYQDIALIQNQSNEKKKSNSEPYAIVILGGGLTLAENKSDIVVNDYTRLRLEKTLEIEKQTRLPIVLSGVEASYMQAWLKERGVEAKLLEDRSMNTCENTRFSSLLLQKKGGAPTVLLITDRYHMPRTRRLFALNGIETIPVEAPMPTQLTPWQPSKSNYDHSRRANYEMLATIRDVLFGSSGCREVP; this is encoded by the coding sequence ATGACGAAGCAACATTGGATGATTCGCTCAGTACGAGTAATGACGATATTTTTCGTTTTGCTCGGCTGTTTCATAGTGTTTTGGTATAGCCCATTTTATTCAAATATTGTGGTTAGAGCATTAAATGCTTTGGTTCCAGTTGAAGTTGATCAAGTTGCTGCACAAAGTCAACAAATGGCCGCTTTAAGTGAATCTGAAGGTTTAGAGCCAGGATCAGCAGCATGGATTGCACGTCAAGCTTATTTAAGGGTCATGGAAGAAGCGATTCACTCTGCAAATACCCAAGATTTAACCTTGATTCAAGCACGCTACAAGCTGCTCAAGGCAGAATTAGAAGAGCAACAATTGGAAGAAAGTGACAAAAAAGAGGAAAAGCCTCAAATTCCGTTGTTGCCAAAATATGAAGAGAGTAATAGCCCAGCTTCTGAGCCTAAAACCCAAAAGGTGGCTCTAGACAAAAATGCAGATGATGAAAGTGGTGCAAGTGAAGTACTGCAAGATAGTCCTTTTTTGCTCAATCAATATGATACTGAAGAAAATAAAGCGCTGATGGATAAGTTTTTAGCTTTTTTAAGAACTCATCCGATTAAAGAGGAGAACAAAGAAGCGATTGATAAAGAAATTTATCAAGATATTGCTTTAATCCAAAATCAGAGTAATGAAAAGAAAAAGTCTAATTCTGAACCTTATGCCATTGTGATCTTAGGTGGAGGATTAACCTTGGCTGAGAATAAATCAGATATTGTGGTCAATGACTATACTCGTTTAAGATTAGAAAAGACTTTAGAAATAGAAAAACAAACCCGTTTACCCATTGTGCTTAGTGGCGTTGAAGCAAGCTATATGCAAGCTTGGTTGAAAGAACGAGGGGTTGAAGCCAAATTATTAGAAGATCGAAGCATGAATACCTGTGAAAATACACGTTTCAGCTCATTATTATTACAAAAAAAAGGAGGTGCGCCGACCGTATTACTCATTACTGACCGTTACCATATGCCAAGAACGCGTCGCTTATTCGCTTTGAATGGAATTGAAACCATTCCCGTTGAAGCACCTATGCCGACACAGTTGACGCCATGGCAACCGAGTAAGAGTAATTATGATCACAGTCGTCGTGCCAATTATGAAATGTTAGCAACCATTCGAGATGTATTGTTTGGTTCAAGTGGTTGTCGAGAGGTGCCATAA
- a CDS encoding alpha/beta hydrolase, producing MADIPFLNPNILKSLDLPVPSRQETPLLLEPLNLNRAYEPSKALQAYRHLYALDKLDADFWQGYIKMPLFKLHTQIYRPKIDNIKGTVFLLHGYLEHSGIYQPIIRELLEQGFSVLTYDLPGHGLSDGNAASIQNFDHYQQVLHAVHQYVKHAEQLPQPWLGIGQSTGGAIWMHHLLDYAQQRKNPIVERVLLLSPLVRPAKTSWWHNPVGLGIIRRIKKEVPRHFKRNNHNPEFLRFVRLKDPLQPRMMGMDWILAMSKWMQEMEDRPACRIPVWLAQGAQDQTVDWRYNIEFIRRKFRLQTLLMLEEGSHQLINERADIRAALTGLIPAFLHAQSTKDYY from the coding sequence ATGGCAGATATTCCATTTTTAAATCCAAATATACTCAAATCATTGGATTTGCCTGTACCAAGTCGTCAGGAAACACCACTTTTACTTGAACCATTGAATCTGAATCGTGCCTATGAACCGAGTAAGGCCCTTCAGGCTTATCGGCATTTATACGCTTTGGATAAACTGGATGCAGACTTTTGGCAGGGCTATATCAAAATGCCATTGTTTAAGCTGCATACGCAAATTTATCGTCCTAAAATTGATAACATCAAAGGTACTGTGTTTTTGCTCCATGGTTATTTGGAACACAGCGGTATTTATCAACCGATTATCCGTGAATTGTTAGAGCAGGGCTTTAGTGTCTTGACCTATGATTTACCGGGTCATGGTTTAAGTGATGGTAATGCTGCCAGTATCCAAAATTTTGATCATTATCAACAAGTACTCCATGCTGTACATCAGTATGTGAAACATGCTGAGCAACTGCCTCAGCCTTGGTTGGGCATTGGCCAAAGTACAGGTGGGGCAATTTGGATGCATCATCTTTTGGACTATGCACAGCAACGAAAAAATCCGATAGTTGAGCGGGTTTTATTGTTATCACCTTTGGTTCGACCTGCAAAAACGTCATGGTGGCACAATCCAGTCGGTTTGGGCATTATTCGCCGTATTAAGAAAGAAGTTCCCCGCCATTTTAAACGCAATAACCACAACCCTGAGTTTCTGCGTTTTGTACGCTTAAAAGATCCATTACAACCTCGTATGATGGGCATGGACTGGATTTTGGCCATGTCAAAATGGATGCAGGAAATGGAAGATCGCCCTGCGTGTCGAATTCCTGTTTGGTTGGCGCAAGGTGCGCAGGATCAAACGGTCGATTGGCGTTATAACATTGAATTTATTCGCCGTAAGTTCCGTTTACAAACCTTATTGATGTTAGAAGAAGGTTCACATCAACTTATCAATGAACGAGCTGATATACGAGCAGCACTGACAGGGCTTATTCCTGCTTTTTTACATGCACAAAGTACAAAGGATTATTATTAA
- a CDS encoding FMN-binding glutamate synthase family protein codes for MASPSQAIRHKLLNTFFSRHSIWFLCIIIALSITWFRLFYHLHYIYYFMSDVTLNILWLITSLLSLVGLYDVLQNRHSILKNYPIMGHFRFIFEDFRPEIRQYFIESDQDALPFSRMQRSLVYQRAKNENADKPFGSIIDVYQQDYRFITHSLSPKLPADPKTFRITIGNEQCAQPYSASIMNISAMSFGSLSANAIRALNLGAHMGNFYHDTGEGSLSPYHLENNGDIVWQIASGYFGCRTEDGKFDPEKFAQQAKLPSIKMIEVKLSQGAKPGHGGILPKHKITEEIAKIRGVPRDRDCISPPSHSTFHNPIEMMHFIQQLRDLSGGKPVGFKLCLGQPWQFMSIVKGMLKTGIYPDFIVVDGSEGGTGAAPIEFSDNIGTPLREALLFTHNTLVGVGLRDKIKIGASGKIISAFDIASTFAIGADWVNSARGFMFAVGCIQAQSCHTNQCPVGVATQDPDRQKAIHVPSKAERVFNFHENTLHALSEMIAAAGLDHPRDIKAHHLAQRVNDREIKNYAQLHFWLKDGELLTCDNKDDENFYYRMWNMSSCERF; via the coding sequence ATGGCAAGCCCATCGCAAGCAATAAGACATAAGCTCCTGAATACCTTTTTTTCTCGCCACTCAATTTGGTTTCTTTGTATTATCATAGCCTTAAGCATCACATGGTTTAGGTTGTTTTATCATCTGCATTATATTTATTATTTCATGTCAGATGTAACGCTAAACATCTTATGGCTCATCACCAGCCTGCTCAGCCTTGTAGGGCTATATGATGTTTTACAAAACCGACATTCGATTTTAAAAAACTACCCCATTATGGGACATTTTCGTTTTATTTTTGAAGATTTTCGTCCTGAAATTCGCCAGTATTTTATAGAATCTGATCAAGATGCGCTGCCATTTTCACGTATGCAACGTAGCTTGGTTTATCAACGTGCCAAAAATGAAAATGCCGATAAACCTTTCGGCTCGATAATTGATGTTTATCAGCAAGATTATCGTTTTATCACGCATTCTTTATCACCCAAATTACCTGCCGATCCTAAAACGTTCCGAATCACCATTGGCAATGAACAATGCGCACAACCTTATAGCGCTTCAATCATGAATATTTCGGCTATGAGCTTCGGGAGTCTAAGTGCCAACGCCATTCGTGCATTAAACCTAGGTGCGCACATGGGGAATTTTTATCACGATACCGGCGAAGGCAGTTTAAGCCCTTATCATCTTGAAAATAACGGTGATATTGTCTGGCAAATTGCCAGTGGTTATTTTGGTTGTCGTACTGAAGATGGCAAATTTGATCCTGAAAAATTCGCGCAACAAGCCAAACTTCCCAGTATTAAAATGATTGAAGTGAAGCTTTCGCAGGGCGCTAAACCAGGTCATGGCGGGATTTTACCGAAACACAAAATCACAGAGGAAATTGCTAAAATTCGAGGCGTACCACGAGATCGTGATTGTATTTCGCCACCATCACATTCGACCTTTCATAATCCCATTGAAATGATGCATTTTATTCAACAATTGCGTGATTTATCAGGTGGAAAACCAGTCGGTTTTAAATTGTGTTTGGGCCAACCATGGCAATTTATGAGTATTGTCAAAGGCATGCTCAAAACGGGAATTTATCCAGATTTTATTGTGGTTGATGGCTCTGAAGGTGGAACAGGCGCCGCGCCCATTGAATTTAGTGACAATATTGGTACACCGCTCCGTGAAGCCCTCCTGTTTACGCACAATACATTGGTGGGTGTTGGGCTTAGAGATAAAATCAAAATTGGGGCAAGTGGTAAAATCATCAGTGCATTCGATATTGCCAGTACTTTTGCAATTGGCGCAGACTGGGTCAATTCAGCTCGTGGTTTTATGTTTGCCGTGGGTTGTATTCAAGCGCAGAGTTGTCATACCAATCAGTGCCCTGTAGGCGTTGCAACGCAAGACCCAGATCGTCAAAAAGCGATACATGTGCCGTCTAAAGCTGAGCGTGTGTTTAACTTCCACGAAAATACCTTACATGCACTCTCTGAGATGATTGCTGCTGCAGGCCTTGACCATCCAAGGGATATTAAAGCGCATCATTTGGCACAACGAGTCAATGATCGTGAAATCAAAAATTATGCTCAATTACATTTCTGGCTGAAAGATGGTGAACTGCTGACCTGTGACAATAAAGATGATGAGAATTTCTACTATCGTATGTGGAATATGTCGAGCTGTGAACGTTTTTAG
- a CDS encoding ribosomal protein uL16 3-hydroxylase, which produces MSQALEVLGGITAEQFLSEYWQKKPLLVRNALPEIAGLLEPNDVMELALEDEVTARLIKQKDKDPNQWTVKSSPLIKGDFQKMPKLWTLLVQAVDHYSFDLAEMWNKFPFVPQWRRDDIMVSYAPKGGSVGKHFDFYDVFLVQGYGHRRWQLGQMCDENTEFVAGQPLKLLPAMDVHFDEVLAPGDLLYVPPGLSHYGVAEDECLTYSFGFRMPNVSDMMDSVGDCLAENEILKNPVVDIQRQQATAIGEISTVELDYLREQLLAQLNNPHVLNEAIMRSLSQPSYPNNIPENEPVGTGDLEEALDQGYLLKLEPASRLLYSDIEGETRFWANGESLCISEVFVEKLKQIANGEYVELNEDFYDQDMLEDLVDLLNDSIVMLIPAEQE; this is translated from the coding sequence ATGTCTCAAGCTTTAGAAGTATTAGGCGGCATTACCGCTGAACAATTTCTCTCAGAATACTGGCAAAAAAAACCGCTTTTAGTACGTAATGCATTGCCTGAAATTGCAGGTCTATTAGAACCCAATGATGTCATGGAACTGGCACTTGAAGATGAAGTCACAGCTCGTCTGATTAAGCAAAAAGATAAAGATCCCAATCAGTGGACGGTTAAGTCATCTCCACTGATTAAAGGCGATTTTCAAAAGATGCCTAAGCTTTGGACTTTACTTGTTCAAGCTGTTGATCATTATTCTTTCGATTTGGCTGAAATGTGGAATAAATTCCCCTTTGTTCCACAATGGCGACGTGATGACATTATGGTGTCTTATGCCCCTAAAGGCGGTTCGGTCGGAAAACACTTCGATTTTTATGATGTATTTTTAGTGCAAGGTTATGGACATCGTCGTTGGCAATTGGGTCAAATGTGCGATGAAAATACTGAGTTTGTAGCAGGTCAGCCACTAAAACTACTACCTGCAATGGATGTACATTTTGATGAAGTGCTTGCACCAGGTGATTTACTCTATGTTCCACCAGGCCTGTCACATTATGGTGTTGCTGAAGATGAGTGCTTAACCTATTCATTTGGTTTCCGTATGCCAAACGTTTCAGACATGATGGATAGTGTGGGTGATTGTCTTGCTGAAAATGAAATACTCAAAAATCCAGTCGTCGATATTCAACGCCAACAAGCAACAGCGATTGGTGAAATCAGCACTGTAGAACTCGATTATTTACGTGAACAGCTTTTGGCTCAGCTCAATAATCCACATGTACTGAACGAAGCGATTATGCGTTCACTTTCACAACCCAGCTATCCAAATAATATTCCTGAAAATGAACCTGTAGGAACAGGTGATTTAGAAGAAGCATTGGATCAAGGTTACTTACTCAAACTTGAACCGGCTTCACGTCTTCTTTATAGCGATATTGAAGGTGAAACTCGCTTCTGGGCGAATGGTGAAAGTCTATGTATCAGTGAAGTTTTCGTTGAAAAACTCAAACAGATTGCCAATGGTGAATATGTTGAGCTGAATGAAGATTTCTATGATCAAGATATGCTTGAAGACTTGGTTGACCTTTTAAATGATTCAATTGTAATGCTCATTCCAGCTGAACAAGAATAA
- a CDS encoding DUF2237 family protein: MSIHPDPNINRLNVLGEPLASCCFDPITGYFRNGFCHTATTDLGQHTVCVEMTSEFLSFSQSVGNDLTTPLPEIGFPGLKPGDFWCLCVTRWVEAYQADKAPNVKLQACHQAVLAYVPLDLLMEYAV, from the coding sequence ATGTCTATTCATCCAGATCCAAATATCAATCGCTTAAATGTTCTTGGCGAACCCTTGGCCAGTTGTTGTTTTGACCCAATCACAGGTTATTTCAGGAATGGATTTTGTCATACAGCGACAACCGACCTTGGACAGCATACGGTGTGTGTCGAAATGACATCAGAGTTTTTAAGTTTTTCTCAAAGTGTCGGCAATGACTTGACCACCCCTTTACCAGAAATTGGTTTTCCTGGTCTTAAACCTGGAGATTTTTGGTGTCTTTGTGTGACCCGTTGGGTTGAAGCATACCAAGCAGATAAAGCGCCTAATGTGAAATTACAAGCATGCCATCAAGCTGTTTTGGCTTATGTACCTTTAGATTTACTCATGGAATATGCCGTTTAA
- a CDS encoding phosphoglycerate kinase has protein sequence MNFQRMTDLDLAGKRVLIREDLNVPVKNGVITSDARLRAALPTIKAAIEKGAAVMVYSHLGRPVEGEPKEEQSLAPVAAYLTEALGQDVKLITEYLDGVDVAPGQVVLLENCRFNVGEKKNNLELAAKYAALCDVYVMDAFGTAHRAEASTEGVARLAKVAAAGPLLAAELDALGRALQTPEKPMVAIVAGSKVSTKLDVLTSLSDICDQLIVGGGIANTFLAAAGFNVGKSLCENDLIDTAKAIAAKVSVPLPTDVVVADASEIDFADFLGSLAAAKAVVKKVEDVSDNDMILDVGPETAKAFAEILKTSKTILWNGPVGVFEVDQFGEGTKTLSLAIAESAGFSIAGGGDTLAAIDKYNVADKIGYISTGGGAFLEFVEGKTLPAVAVLLERA, from the coding sequence ATGAACTTTCAGCGTATGACTGATCTGGATTTGGCAGGTAAGCGTGTACTTATTCGTGAAGATTTAAACGTTCCTGTTAAAAACGGTGTGATTACAAGTGATGCGCGTCTTCGTGCTGCATTACCAACAATTAAAGCAGCGATTGAAAAAGGCGCAGCGGTAATGGTTTATTCTCACCTTGGTCGTCCAGTTGAAGGTGAGCCTAAAGAAGAACAATCTTTAGCACCAGTAGCTGCTTACTTAACTGAAGCTTTGGGTCAAGACGTTAAACTCATTACTGAATACTTAGATGGTGTAGACGTTGCACCAGGTCAAGTGGTTCTGCTTGAAAACTGCCGTTTCAACGTGGGGGAAAAGAAAAATAACCTTGAATTGGCAGCAAAATATGCAGCACTTTGTGATGTTTATGTGATGGATGCATTTGGTACTGCACACCGTGCAGAAGCTTCAACTGAAGGTGTTGCGCGTTTAGCGAAAGTGGCTGCTGCTGGTCCTTTACTTGCTGCTGAACTTGATGCTTTAGGTCGTGCTTTACAAACACCTGAAAAACCAATGGTTGCAATTGTTGCAGGTTCTAAAGTTTCAACAAAACTTGATGTATTAACTTCACTTTCAGATATCTGTGATCAATTGATCGTGGGTGGTGGTATTGCTAACACATTCTTGGCTGCTGCAGGTTTCAATGTTGGAAAATCACTTTGCGAAAATGATTTGATCGACACGGCAAAAGCGATTGCTGCAAAAGTATCTGTTCCATTGCCTACAGACGTTGTTGTTGCAGATGCATCTGAAATTGATTTTGCGGATTTCTTAGGTTCGTTGGCTGCTGCAAAAGCTGTAGTGAAGAAAGTAGAAGATGTGTCAGACAACGACATGATCTTGGACGTTGGTCCAGAAACAGCAAAAGCATTTGCTGAAATTTTAAAAACATCGAAAACCATTCTTTGGAATGGCCCAGTCGGTGTGTTTGAAGTTGATCAATTCGGTGAAGGGACAAAAACACTGTCTTTAGCCATTGCTGAATCTGCTGGTTTCTCTATCGCAGGTGGCGGTGATACTTTAGCGGCAATTGATAAATACAATGTTGCGGACAAAATTGGTTATATCTCTACAGGCGGTGGTGCTTTCCTTGAGTTTGTAGAAGGTAAAACACTTCCAGCTGTAGCAGTGCTTCTTGAACGTGCTTAA
- the fba gene encoding class II fructose-bisphosphate aldolase (catalyzes the reversible aldol condensation of dihydroxyacetonephosphate and glyceraldehyde 3-phosphate in the Calvin cycle, glycolysis, and/or gluconeogenesis), translating into MALISLRQLLDHAGEHSYGVPAFNVNNLEQMRAIMLAADETNSPVIVQASAGARKYAGAPFLRHLILAAIEEWPHIPVVMHQDHGTSPDVCQRSIQLGFSSVMMDGSLGADGKTPTSYEYNVDVTRRTVEMAHACGVSVEGEIGCLGSLETGMAGEEDGVGAEGVLDHSQLLTSVEEARQFVADTNVDALAIAVGTSHGAYKFTRPPTGDILAIDRIKEIHAALPNTHLVMHGSSSVPQEWLAVINEFGGDIKETYGVPVEQLVEAIKHGVRKINIDTDLRLASTGAMRRMMAEKPSEFDPRKFFASTVDAMKQICIDRYTAFGTAGNADKIRPISLEKMVDRYK; encoded by the coding sequence ATGGCTCTTATTTCATTGCGCCAGCTCTTGGATCACGCCGGTGAACACAGCTACGGCGTACCAGCATTTAACGTAAACAACTTAGAACAAATGCGCGCAATTATGTTAGCCGCAGATGAAACGAATTCACCTGTTATCGTACAAGCATCAGCTGGTGCACGTAAGTACGCAGGTGCTCCTTTCTTACGTCACCTTATTTTAGCTGCGATTGAAGAATGGCCTCATATTCCAGTGGTTATGCACCAAGACCATGGTACAAGCCCTGACGTATGTCAACGCTCTATTCAATTGGGCTTTTCATCAGTGATGATGGATGGTTCTTTAGGTGCAGATGGTAAAACACCGACATCATACGAATATAATGTTGATGTGACTCGCCGTACAGTTGAAATGGCGCATGCGTGTGGTGTTTCTGTTGAAGGTGAGATTGGTTGCCTAGGTAGCCTTGAAACAGGTATGGCGGGTGAAGAAGATGGTGTAGGCGCAGAAGGCGTTCTAGATCATTCTCAATTACTTACTTCTGTTGAAGAAGCACGTCAATTCGTTGCAGATACGAACGTAGACGCATTAGCGATTGCTGTCGGTACTTCACATGGTGCGTACAAGTTCACTCGTCCACCTACAGGTGATATTTTGGCAATTGATCGCATTAAAGAAATTCATGCGGCTCTTCCAAATACACATCTTGTGATGCACGGTTCAAGCTCTGTGCCACAAGAATGGTTAGCGGTAATCAATGAATTTGGCGGTGACATCAAAGAAACTTATGGTGTTCCTGTTGAGCAGTTGGTTGAAGCAATCAAACACGGTGTACGTAAAATCAACATCGATACTGACTTGCGTTTAGCTTCGACTGGTGCAATGCGTCGTATGATGGCTGAAAAACCAAGTGAATTTGACCCACGTAAATTCTTTGCTTCTACTGTAGATGCAATGAAACAAATCTGTATCGATCGTTATACAGCATTTGGTACAGCGGGCAATGCAGATAAAATTCGTCCAATTTCTTTAGAGAAAATGGTTGATCGTTATAAATAA